The Sorangiineae bacterium MSr11367 genome window below encodes:
- a CDS encoding amidohydrolase family protein: protein MQKRVGKVSLAALGLLLSAFGPASCEREKTVSVTSTEGTNIAATVSPDGQRIVFDFRGALWSVARSGGEATRLTEPFLEPSRPHWSPVGDWIAFQAFTDNAFHIWIMRPDGSGLRQLTFGHGDDREPRFSPDGTRIAFSSDRGFEGTYDIWVVDVASGALSRWTSSPTDEFEPDWLAGGTELAYVVGTGATGASIQASALGGAARTLITAPAGMRLESPAVAADGRVAYTQLAPPPVAVGLPQAAEATLMVSGARVGTRTDVFPFHANWLNDRELLYTADGGIRIADLGAGSERSVAFRAELEAVVVPHYDRKARDFDSKEKRPVKGIAGPRLSPDGQKVVFQALNQIWVAGLGERPRAITSDRYFKVDPSWSPDGRKIAYSSDKAGTEDLYIFDLASGAEQRVTSLPGAEYASAWSPDGTKLAYQDQTTATFTVDIGSGNVRQVIGPIFAPSKPSWHASGATLAIAALKPYSRRFREGTSQILTVNVASGALTYTEPSPFRSISTRGDDGPVYSPDGKFVAFVSESALWIKPVDGNGVPNGEAVQVNDEATDAPSWSGDSQTLLYLSNGRLRTIARTGGAPRDIPLNLDWRPEIPEGRTVIHAGRFWDGRGPTVLTDVDIVIDANRIAQIRPHQADAQDAQDGRSVTRIDASAQTVVPGLWEAHTHHLLYGKYYGDRLGRLWLAYGVTSLNSVADPAYRAVEAKEAFESGERIGPRFFSTGEAIDGERIYYNMMRPVSGGDVQLARELSRAKALDYDMIKTYVRLPHVDQAKVTTFAHDTMGVYVASHYMPALQAYPVDAITHLSGTTRTGFPYTRSATGVSYRDMRDLLRESGMFGMTTTFNTTFYADDPGMVEDTRLLTLNTPWAQAALRAKRDTAQNTDPVLALSALHKEQDTVQSIRAAGGVMVAGTDSPLDDVATALHLNLRAQVKVGGVPPWQALQTATKLTAEVVGAGRDLGTLEKGKVADLVIVDGNPLVEINDLAKVKSVMKNGKLHTVESILAPFRSSTAAALSSPHRVLDPAPEAAHAAEKYWWHDPEQMLDDEHL from the coding sequence ATGCAAAAGCGTGTGGGTAAAGTCTCGTTGGCCGCGCTCGGCCTGTTGCTTTCGGCGTTTGGCCCGGCGTCGTGCGAGCGGGAAAAAACCGTGTCGGTCACCTCGACGGAGGGTACCAACATCGCCGCGACGGTATCTCCCGATGGGCAGCGCATCGTCTTCGACTTCCGCGGAGCGCTCTGGTCGGTGGCGCGATCGGGCGGTGAGGCCACGCGCCTCACGGAGCCCTTCTTGGAGCCGTCGCGCCCGCACTGGTCGCCGGTGGGCGATTGGATCGCGTTCCAAGCCTTCACCGACAACGCGTTTCACATCTGGATCATGCGGCCCGATGGCAGCGGCCTTCGCCAATTGACCTTCGGCCACGGCGACGATCGCGAGCCGCGCTTCTCGCCCGATGGCACCCGCATTGCCTTTTCGTCCGATCGCGGTTTCGAGGGAACGTACGACATTTGGGTCGTCGATGTCGCGAGCGGCGCGCTCTCGCGGTGGACATCGTCGCCGACGGACGAATTCGAGCCCGATTGGCTCGCGGGCGGGACGGAGCTCGCCTACGTCGTCGGAACGGGGGCGACGGGGGCGAGCATCCAGGCCTCCGCGCTGGGAGGGGCCGCGCGAACGTTGATCACCGCGCCTGCGGGCATGCGGCTCGAATCGCCGGCGGTGGCGGCCGACGGAAGGGTGGCCTACACGCAGCTGGCACCGCCCCCCGTCGCGGTGGGCTTGCCGCAAGCCGCCGAGGCCACGCTCATGGTCTCCGGCGCCCGCGTGGGCACGCGCACGGACGTCTTTCCGTTCCATGCGAACTGGTTGAACGATCGCGAGCTTCTGTACACCGCGGACGGAGGAATTCGCATTGCCGATCTCGGTGCGGGCTCGGAGCGCTCGGTCGCGTTTCGTGCGGAGCTCGAGGCGGTCGTCGTGCCCCATTACGATCGCAAAGCGCGTGACTTCGACTCGAAGGAAAAGCGCCCGGTCAAAGGCATTGCGGGGCCGCGCCTTTCCCCGGATGGTCAGAAGGTCGTGTTCCAGGCGCTCAATCAGATTTGGGTGGCGGGCCTTGGGGAACGTCCGCGCGCCATCACGAGCGATCGCTACTTCAAGGTCGACCCCAGTTGGTCGCCCGATGGCCGCAAGATCGCGTATTCGTCGGACAAGGCGGGGACCGAGGACCTGTACATCTTCGACCTTGCGAGCGGCGCCGAGCAGCGCGTGACGTCGCTGCCGGGCGCCGAGTACGCGTCTGCGTGGTCGCCCGATGGGACCAAGCTCGCATACCAGGATCAAACGACGGCGACCTTCACCGTGGACATCGGCTCGGGCAACGTGCGCCAGGTCATCGGGCCCATTTTCGCCCCGTCGAAGCCCAGTTGGCACGCCAGCGGCGCCACCCTCGCCATCGCGGCGCTCAAGCCGTACAGCCGCCGGTTCCGCGAGGGCACCAGCCAGATCCTCACGGTGAACGTCGCCTCGGGGGCGCTCACGTACACGGAGCCGTCGCCGTTCCGGTCGATCAGCACGCGGGGTGACGACGGGCCGGTGTATTCGCCCGACGGGAAGTTCGTGGCGTTCGTCTCCGAGAGTGCGCTCTGGATCAAGCCCGTCGATGGCAACGGGGTGCCGAACGGCGAGGCCGTGCAGGTCAACGACGAAGCGACCGATGCCCCGAGTTGGAGTGGCGACTCGCAAACCCTCTTGTACTTGTCGAACGGCAGGCTCCGCACCATCGCACGCACGGGGGGCGCTCCGCGGGACATCCCGCTGAACCTCGATTGGCGTCCCGAGATCCCCGAGGGCCGCACCGTGATCCATGCGGGTCGCTTCTGGGACGGCCGCGGCCCGACGGTCCTCACGGACGTGGACATCGTGATCGATGCGAACCGCATCGCGCAGATCCGCCCGCACCAGGCCGACGCGCAAGACGCGCAGGATGGTCGAAGCGTGACCCGCATCGATGCCTCGGCGCAGACCGTCGTCCCTGGTCTATGGGAGGCGCACACGCACCATCTGCTCTATGGCAAATATTACGGTGACCGGCTCGGGCGCCTCTGGCTGGCCTATGGCGTGACCTCGCTCAATTCCGTCGCCGATCCGGCCTACCGCGCCGTCGAGGCCAAGGAGGCCTTCGAATCCGGCGAGCGCATCGGCCCGCGCTTCTTTTCCACGGGCGAGGCCATCGACGGCGAGCGCATTTATTACAACATGATGCGTCCGGTGAGCGGCGGCGACGTGCAGTTGGCCCGGGAGCTCTCGCGCGCCAAGGCGCTCGACTACGACATGATCAAGACGTACGTGCGTCTGCCGCACGTCGACCAGGCCAAGGTGACGACGTTTGCGCACGACACGATGGGCGTCTATGTCGCGTCGCACTACATGCCCGCGTTGCAGGCGTATCCGGTCGATGCCATCACCCATTTGAGTGGTACGACGCGAACCGGATTTCCGTACACCCGCTCGGCCACGGGGGTCAGCTACCGCGATATGCGCGATCTCTTGCGCGAATCGGGGATGTTCGGCATGACCACCACCTTCAACACGACCTTCTACGCTGACGACCCCGGCATGGTGGAGGACACGCGCCTTCTGACGTTGAACACGCCGTGGGCCCAGGCCGCGCTGCGCGCCAAGCGCGATACGGCGCAGAACACCGATCCCGTGCTGGCCCTTTCGGCCCTGCACAAAGAACAAGATACGGTTCAGAGCATCCGCGCGGCCGGTGGTGTCATGGTCGCCGGAACCGACTCGCCGCTCGACGATGTCGCAACCGCGTTGCATTTGAATCTGCGTGCACAGGTCAAGGTGGGCGGTGTCCCGCCGTGGCAAGCCTTGCAGACGGCGACCAAGCTAACGGCGGAGGTCGTCGGCGCCGGGCGCGATCTGGGAACCTTGGAGAAGGGGAAGGTGGCCGATCTGGTGATCGTCGACGGCAATCCGCTGGTCGAGATCAACGACTTGGCCAAGGTCAAATCGGTGATGAAGAACGGAAAGCTGCACACCGTGGAATCGATCCTCGCGCCCTTCCGATCGAGCACCGCCGCGGCGTTGTCATCGCCCCATCGGGTGCTCGACCCCGCGCCGGAGGCGGCCCACGCCGCCGAGAAATACTGGTGGCACGATCCGGAGCAAATGCTCGACGACGAGCATCTCTGA
- a CDS encoding beta galactosidase jelly roll domain-containing protein, which translates to MNPGGRYRAHVQARGAETGVSLSATTGNQGKCAAWLNGVYLGANGNGARTFTIPAGALRPNADNVLAVLVENMGHNQDWLHNDSHKEPRGLTSASLVGCGTAALAWKIQGNLGGEDLADPVRGPLNNGGLFGERAGWSLPGYPDRDWAKTTLPATEPTPGVSRYRTDFHLNVPPGPETSIGLRITDDPKRKYRLQIFVNGWNIGRYINDVGPQRVFVIPTGLLRTRGSNTLAVASWGDDDGTGGLGQVSLVNLQ; encoded by the coding sequence ATCAACCCGGGAGGTCGGTACCGCGCACACGTCCAAGCCCGCGGCGCGGAGACGGGCGTATCGCTTTCGGCGACCACGGGCAACCAGGGCAAGTGCGCGGCATGGTTGAATGGCGTTTACCTCGGTGCGAATGGAAACGGAGCGCGCACGTTCACCATTCCGGCGGGAGCATTGCGGCCCAATGCCGACAACGTGCTCGCGGTGCTGGTCGAGAACATGGGGCACAACCAGGATTGGCTCCACAACGATTCCCACAAGGAGCCTCGCGGCTTGACCTCCGCGTCGCTGGTTGGCTGCGGCACGGCGGCCCTCGCCTGGAAGATTCAAGGCAATCTCGGAGGCGAGGACCTGGCCGATCCCGTGCGCGGTCCTCTCAACAATGGCGGCCTTTTCGGGGAGCGTGCCGGCTGGTCGCTGCCCGGCTATCCGGACCGGGATTGGGCGAAAACGACATTGCCCGCCACCGAGCCCACGCCCGGCGTGAGCCGGTACCGCACCGACTTCCACCTGAACGTGCCCCCTGGGCCCGAGACGTCGATTGGCCTGCGGATCACCGATGATCCCAAACGCAAATATCGACTCCAAATCTTCGTCAATGGATGGAACATCGGGCGCTACATCAACGACGTCGGTCCGCAGCGCGTATTCGTCATTCCGACGGGCCTTCTGCGCACCCGGGGGAGCAATACCCTCGCAGTGGCCTCGTGGGGGGATGACGATGGCACGGGCGGCCTCGGTCAGGTTTCGCTGGTGAACCTCCAGTAA
- a CDS encoding YbaK/EbsC family protein, with translation MTISARAQQFQDILQKLGLDLTVLELPDSTRTADDAARTLGCEKAQIVKSLVFRNSTNDAPVMVLASGPNRVNEKAIARLVDGKISKADADYVKRVTGFAIGGVPPLGHKEPVTLFVDEDLLAFDETWAAAGTPNAVFKIPGKLTAILPEHTVISVK, from the coding sequence ATGACCATTAGCGCCCGCGCGCAGCAATTCCAAGACATCCTCCAAAAGCTCGGCCTCGACTTGACGGTCCTCGAGCTTCCGGATTCCACCCGCACCGCCGACGATGCCGCGCGGACCCTCGGCTGTGAGAAGGCGCAAATCGTCAAATCGCTGGTCTTCCGCAACAGTACGAACGACGCGCCGGTCATGGTGCTTGCGAGCGGTCCCAATCGCGTCAACGAGAAGGCCATCGCTCGGCTCGTGGACGGCAAAATCAGCAAGGCCGATGCCGACTACGTCAAACGGGTGACCGGTTTTGCCATCGGAGGTGTCCCGCCTTTGGGGCACAAGGAGCCGGTGACTTTGTTCGTCGATGAAGACTTGCTCGCGTTCGACGAAACGTGGGCGGCCGCCGGCACCCCGAATGCCGTCTTCAAGATCCCCGGCAAGCTCACCGCGATTTTGCCGGAGCACACGGTCATCTCGGTCAAATGA
- a CDS encoding histidine kinase produces the protein MTRRRQRWFGAGAASLFLLVLWLAPFLFSSPQGFVSAAQRHAAIVRSIIWVLQIPVTIACLSLHHEWAVRHGASTAKSVITSLALAISIGFFWGALINVVVDPQLPAGMDRYDLGRTAMSGIFSGFLHSGVWAFGFVYVFAAEDARMRALEREAHKSEAARFAAEAEQLRATAELARLRSQLEPHFLLNTLNAISGLVTRSPKEARRLIGCLGDLLADSLRDADGMQTLDQEMQWLHRYAEILESRHANALRFHWIVSDATRQILIPRLLLQPLVENAVHHGALRRAGGGEVTVRVELERRADIDDVVCTIEDNGPGLSTDPTRPGAFGIHSVRRRLALEYRDANLHLESTGRGTRAIVRFPREAMRKAAEMGVTA, from the coding sequence ATGACACGCAGACGCCAACGCTGGTTCGGGGCGGGCGCGGCATCCTTGTTCCTCTTGGTTCTGTGGCTCGCGCCCTTTCTCTTCTCTTCCCCTCAGGGGTTCGTCTCGGCAGCGCAGCGGCACGCGGCGATCGTTCGGTCCATCATCTGGGTCCTCCAAATTCCGGTCACCATCGCGTGCCTCTCGCTGCACCACGAGTGGGCGGTGCGCCACGGTGCGAGCACGGCGAAATCCGTCATCACGAGCCTGGCACTGGCCATCTCGATTGGGTTCTTCTGGGGGGCCTTGATCAACGTCGTCGTCGACCCTCAGCTGCCCGCGGGTATGGATCGCTACGATCTCGGACGAACCGCGATGAGCGGCATCTTCTCGGGCTTCTTGCACAGCGGGGTGTGGGCCTTCGGCTTCGTCTACGTCTTCGCCGCCGAAGACGCGCGCATGCGGGCGCTGGAGCGGGAGGCGCACAAATCGGAAGCCGCGCGCTTCGCCGCCGAGGCGGAGCAGCTGCGCGCCACCGCGGAGCTGGCGCGCCTTCGCTCGCAGCTCGAACCGCACTTTCTGCTCAATACGCTGAATGCCATCTCGGGCCTGGTGACGCGAAGTCCCAAGGAGGCGCGCCGGCTCATTGGATGCTTGGGCGATCTTCTCGCCGACTCCCTGCGCGATGCGGACGGCATGCAGACGCTCGACCAAGAGATGCAATGGCTTCACCGCTACGCGGAGATCCTCGAGTCGCGCCATGCGAATGCCTTGCGTTTTCACTGGATCGTGTCGGACGCCACGCGCCAAATCCTCATTCCGCGCTTGCTCCTGCAGCCGCTGGTGGAGAACGCCGTTCATCACGGCGCGCTTCGTCGCGCGGGCGGCGGGGAGGTCACCGTTCGCGTCGAGCTGGAGCGCCGCGCCGACATCGACGACGTGGTCTGCACCATCGAAGACAACGGGCCGGGCCTCTCCACGGACCCCACGCGCCCGGGCGCATTCGGCATCCACTCCGTGCGACGACGGCTCGCGCTCGAATACCGCGATGCCAACCTGCACCTCGAATCCACGGGTCGAGGCACCCGTGCGATCGTCCGCTTTCCACGCGAAGCGATGCGCAAGGCGGCCGAAATGGGGGTGACCGCGTGA
- a CDS encoding acyl-CoA dehydrogenase family protein, producing the protein MNTPYLTAEHVELRARVRAALARVVLPNAEAWEALGYIPAEGWRALGREGLLAFGHTGSAFLESAIVLEELGRTGYAGIRAAVGVHAYMALSYLEMFGTAEQKDMYLPGARRGERIAALAITEAHAGSDLRHLQTRAEPVADGYRVSGEKHYVSNGSQADLFVTVVRTGEKPAGKGLTGASLLLIDAGSPGVTRSPMGLTCYRSADVCRLTLDGVFVPANRLIGRRDKALMHLMRALDFERLCAGLLAVGGVGHCLDLLDGFVREHQVKDAPLAANQAVRHRVSELDGDFELVRNYAYHAAWLHARGELDTRTASILKLKATELAVTAAQWCLQYHGARGYLAGAAPARIHRDAMVGTIAAGASELMRDMIFETNGHQP; encoded by the coding sequence ATGAACACGCCCTACCTCACCGCCGAGCACGTCGAGCTGCGCGCCCGCGTACGAGCTGCGCTCGCGCGTGTCGTTTTGCCGAATGCGGAGGCATGGGAGGCGTTGGGGTACATTCCGGCCGAAGGCTGGCGGGCCCTCGGCCGTGAGGGGCTCTTGGCGTTCGGCCACACGGGCAGCGCGTTTCTCGAGAGTGCCATCGTGCTCGAGGAGCTCGGGCGCACGGGGTATGCAGGTATTCGCGCCGCCGTCGGCGTGCACGCCTACATGGCACTCTCGTACCTCGAAATGTTCGGAACGGCCGAGCAGAAAGACATGTATCTGCCGGGGGCGCGCCGGGGCGAGCGCATTGCGGCTTTGGCCATCACCGAAGCCCATGCCGGTTCCGATCTACGCCACTTGCAGACGCGTGCCGAGCCTGTCGCCGATGGGTATCGGGTCAGCGGCGAGAAGCATTACGTCAGCAACGGCTCCCAGGCCGACCTGTTCGTCACGGTCGTTCGAACCGGCGAAAAGCCTGCGGGCAAAGGGCTAACGGGGGCGAGCCTCCTGCTCATCGACGCCGGCAGTCCCGGCGTGACCCGTTCCCCGATGGGCCTCACGTGCTACCGCAGTGCCGATGTCTGCCGGCTGACACTCGATGGCGTTTTCGTCCCGGCGAATCGGTTGATCGGGCGTCGGGACAAGGCCTTGATGCATCTGATGCGCGCGCTGGATTTCGAGCGGCTGTGTGCGGGACTCTTGGCGGTGGGAGGCGTCGGGCACTGCCTCGATCTCCTCGACGGGTTCGTGCGCGAGCACCAGGTGAAGGACGCGCCGCTCGCGGCGAACCAGGCCGTTCGGCACAGGGTCTCGGAGCTCGATGGCGACTTCGAGCTGGTGCGCAACTATGCCTACCACGCCGCGTGGCTCCACGCGCGCGGCGAGCTGGATACGCGCACCGCGTCCATCCTGAAGCTGAAAGCCACCGAGCTCGCGGTGACCGCCGCCCAATGGTGCCTGCAGTACCACGGAGCGCGCGGCTACCTCGCCGGCGCAGCCCCCGCCCGCATCCACCGCGATGCGATGGTTGGCACGATCGCAGCAGGTGCGAGCGAATTGATGCGCGACATGATTTTCGAAACGAATGGCCATCAGCCCTGA
- a CDS encoding efflux RND transporter periplasmic adaptor subunit — protein MLENVEDLRRVLGLDKKRGHKVLLRAAFGTALLASFVVGARSILHRRAENARPHYTTERIAQQDLRVTVSATGKLQGLNTVEVGAQVTGKVQRVLVDYNDHVTKGQVLAEIDPEELRAAVEQQRAQVLSAEADIEQAKATLLEKTQARQRAVEQSKLGLIAQKDLEAANAAAMRAEADLAGKRANAEIQRANLKSNTSKLGKTKIVAPMDGIVLSRTVEQGQTVTAGYTTPVLFKVAEDLRKLGLLVDVAEADIGRVREGQEAFFTVDAYPGRQFPSRVLSVRNAPKGDDAKSNDSKTTEQNVVTYVAVLAVDNTDRVLRPGMTATATIVSETTPNATVVSNAALRFTPPPSASAGPPPRAGEKRLYVRHGDALSAVLVKTGASDGTFTELVSPLLSVGSEIVVDVAQP, from the coding sequence ATGCTTGAAAATGTGGAAGATCTTCGTCGCGTCCTCGGGCTCGATAAGAAGAGGGGGCACAAGGTGCTGCTGCGCGCCGCGTTCGGTACCGCCCTGCTCGCGAGCTTCGTCGTCGGTGCACGGAGCATCCTCCATCGGCGCGCCGAGAATGCGCGTCCGCACTACACGACGGAACGCATCGCGCAGCAGGATCTGCGCGTGACCGTTTCCGCGACGGGAAAGCTCCAAGGGCTCAACACCGTCGAGGTCGGTGCCCAGGTGACCGGCAAAGTGCAGCGCGTTCTCGTGGATTACAACGATCACGTCACCAAGGGGCAGGTGCTTGCGGAGATCGATCCCGAGGAACTCCGCGCCGCCGTCGAGCAACAGCGCGCGCAGGTGCTGTCCGCCGAGGCCGACATCGAGCAGGCCAAGGCGACGCTCCTCGAAAAGACGCAGGCTCGGCAGCGCGCCGTCGAGCAATCGAAGCTCGGTCTCATCGCGCAGAAAGACTTGGAGGCCGCGAATGCCGCGGCCATGCGGGCCGAAGCGGACCTGGCAGGTAAACGCGCCAACGCAGAGATCCAGCGGGCGAACTTGAAGTCGAACACCTCGAAGCTCGGCAAGACGAAGATTGTCGCGCCCATGGACGGCATCGTGTTGAGCCGCACCGTCGAGCAAGGTCAAACGGTCACGGCGGGGTACACGACGCCCGTTCTCTTCAAGGTGGCCGAAGACTTGCGCAAGCTCGGGCTGCTCGTCGATGTGGCGGAGGCGGACATCGGACGTGTGCGAGAGGGACAGGAGGCCTTTTTTACGGTCGACGCTTATCCGGGGCGGCAGTTTCCTTCGCGCGTTCTCTCGGTGCGCAATGCCCCGAAGGGCGATGACGCGAAGAGCAATGATTCGAAGACGACGGAGCAAAACGTCGTGACGTACGTGGCCGTGCTCGCCGTGGACAACACGGACCGGGTGCTGCGGCCCGGCATGACCGCGACGGCGACCATCGTCAGCGAGACCACGCCCAACGCCACCGTCGTCTCCAATGCGGCGCTCCGATTCACACCGCCGCCATCGGCCTCTGCCGGGCCGCCGCCGCGGGCGGGCGAAAAGCGCCTCTACGTGCGACACGGGGACGCGCTTTCCGCGGTGCTGGTCAAGACGGGCGCGAGCGACGGAACCTTCACCGAGCTCGTGTCGCCTTTGCTCTCGGTGGGATCGGAGATCGTCGTCGATGTCGCACAGCCATGA
- a CDS encoding glucose 1-dehydrogenase, giving the protein MTDYTRAFRLDGKVALVTGAARGIGAEIARALAQAGARVLVTDVADDGGYGTAQAIRASGGTAEQVLHDVTSEPQWEAAIATAVRNLGGLDILVNNAGIERSAMLSQCSLEEFKQIHSVNVEGIFLGIKHATRAMSPGGVAGKGGSIINLSSVAGIIGVAGHGAYSTSKGAVRALSKSAAVECGRLGTGIRVNSIHPGLIPSTDMGTKFVDSYVELGLAPDREASIAALLALHPIGRLGEPSDIAAAALYLASDAAKWVTGSELVVDGGVAAS; this is encoded by the coding sequence ATGACCGACTACACCCGAGCCTTCCGTCTCGACGGCAAAGTTGCGCTGGTTACCGGTGCGGCACGCGGCATCGGCGCCGAAATCGCCCGCGCGCTGGCGCAGGCGGGTGCCCGCGTGCTGGTCACGGACGTCGCCGACGACGGCGGCTACGGGACCGCCCAGGCCATTCGCGCATCCGGCGGAACCGCCGAACAGGTGCTCCACGACGTCACCTCCGAGCCGCAATGGGAAGCGGCCATCGCCACGGCGGTCAGGAATCTGGGCGGGCTCGATATCCTGGTGAACAACGCGGGCATCGAGCGAAGCGCGATGCTCTCGCAGTGCAGCCTGGAAGAATTCAAGCAGATCCACTCGGTGAACGTGGAGGGCATCTTCCTCGGCATCAAGCACGCCACGCGTGCGATGTCGCCCGGCGGCGTGGCAGGCAAGGGGGGCTCGATCATCAACCTTTCGTCGGTCGCCGGAATCATCGGCGTCGCCGGCCACGGCGCCTACTCCACGTCCAAGGGCGCCGTGCGCGCGCTGAGCAAGTCCGCCGCCGTCGAGTGTGGCCGGCTGGGCACGGGCATTCGGGTCAATTCGATCCATCCGGGGCTCATTCCCAGCACGGACATGGGCACGAAGTTCGTCGACAGCTACGTCGAGTTGGGCCTGGCCCCCGATCGCGAGGCCTCCATCGCCGCGCTGCTGGCGCTGCATCCGATCGGCCGTCTCGGTGAACCCTCGGACATCGCAGCGGCCGCGTTGTACCTGGCTTCCGACGCGGCGAAATGGGTGACCGGCTCCGAGTTGGTCGTGGATGGCGGCGTCGCCGCCTCCTGA
- a CDS encoding LytTR family DNA-binding domain-containing protein encodes MSTERLRALIVEDEWPAREYLVELFEDSKLVDVVGAVSNLDEARQALHDTARLGIDVAFIDVRLAGEGDQGGLDLVRSFSGRANAPMFVLATAFRDHAIEAFSLDIVDYLVKPFTEERVEQCLRRLLARRRASVPAHSGRIVARRGKTLVFLEPDEVWAFEAAERLTSVHTPHGVFDVDLSLAAIELSFGRSLLRVHRNWLVNAAHIKELDREGRETRIFVGSCIGPEQRGVRIPVGRERAQAVRDMLLASATGVRRGQ; translated from the coding sequence GTGAGCACCGAGAGGCTGCGTGCCCTCATCGTCGAGGACGAGTGGCCTGCGCGCGAATACCTGGTCGAGCTCTTCGAAGATTCGAAGCTCGTCGATGTCGTGGGCGCGGTCAGCAACTTGGACGAGGCCCGTCAAGCGCTGCACGACACGGCGCGACTCGGCATCGACGTGGCCTTCATCGACGTGCGCCTCGCCGGGGAAGGCGACCAGGGCGGCCTCGATCTCGTGCGAAGCTTCAGCGGCCGGGCGAACGCCCCGATGTTCGTTCTGGCCACGGCCTTTCGCGATCACGCCATCGAGGCCTTCAGCTTGGACATCGTGGACTACCTGGTGAAGCCGTTCACCGAGGAGCGCGTGGAGCAATGCCTGCGGCGGCTTTTGGCGCGGCGGCGAGCCTCCGTGCCGGCTCACAGCGGGCGCATCGTGGCGCGGCGCGGAAAGACGCTGGTCTTTCTCGAACCCGACGAAGTCTGGGCCTTCGAGGCGGCCGAGCGATTGACGTCGGTGCACACGCCGCATGGCGTCTTCGACGTCGATCTTTCGCTGGCCGCCATCGAGCTCTCCTTCGGCCGCAGCTTGCTGCGCGTGCATCGCAATTGGCTGGTGAACGCGGCGCACATCAAAGAGCTGGATCGCGAGGGCCGCGAGACGCGCATCTTCGTCGGCTCGTGCATCGGCCCGGAGCAGCGCGGGGTGCGCATTCCAGTAGGGCGCGAGCGCGCGCAGGCCGTGCGCGACATGCTCCTGGCCAGCGCCACGGGCGTGCGCCGCGGTCAGTGA